One Pseudomonadota bacterium genomic window, CTTCGAGAACTTTGCCGCCGACACCTACGGAATGCCCAGGATGGACCACGGGCGGGGGGACCTCGGGTGACGCGCCCGGCGCGCGTCGTCGTCGATCTCGAGGCCGCGCGGGCAAACCTGGATCGGGTGCGGCAGGCGGCGCCCGGCCGGCGGGTCATGGCCGTCATCAAGGCCGATGCCTATGGCCACGGGCTCGTGCCCATGGCCCAGGCGCTCACGAGCGCGGAGGCCTTCGGCGTCGCCTGTCTCGAAGAGGCCGTGGTGCTGCGCGACGCCGGGATCCGGCATCCCATCGTCCTGCTCGAGGGCCCCTTCTCATCCCAGGAGCTCCACGAGATCCGGCGCCTAGACCTCGACACCGTGATCCACGCAGAGGAGCAGGTGCGGATGCTGGATGCCCTGCCGGACGGCCGCCCGTTGCGGCTCTGGATCAAGCTCGATACCGGCATGCACCGGCTGGGCTTTCCCGCGGAAGGATTCCGGGCGCTCTTGCGGCACCTCGCCCTGCACCGCGCGGTGGCGCGCCCGTTACGGATCATGAGCCACCTGGCCTCGGCCCATGAGCCCGACCATGCCTCGGTGGCGGTCCAACTGGGTATCTTCAACGCGGTCACGCAGGGGATCGCGGGGGAGCGTTCCATGGCCAATTCCGCGGCCCTCTTGGCCTGGCCCGAGAGCCAGCTCGATTGGGTGCGACCCGGGCTCATGCTCTATGGGGTCTCGCCCTTCGCCGGGCGCACGGCCGCGGACGTCGGCTTGCAGCCCGTGATGTCCCTGGTCTCGGGATTGATCGCGGTGCGGCGCGTAGCGGCCGGCGAGTCGGTCGGTTATGGCGGGAGCTGGCGCTGCCCCGAGGACATGCCGGTCGGGGTGGTGGCCATCGGTTATGGGGATGGGTATCCGCGTCACGCGGCGTCCGGGACGCCGGTCCTGGTCGCGGGCCGTCGCGCCGCGCTCATCGGCAAGGCCTCCATGGACATGCTGACGGTGGACCTGCGCCCCTGCCCCGAGGCACGGGTGGGCGAGCCGGTGGTCCTGTGGGGACCGGGACTGCCGGTCGAGGAAGTGGCGCGCTGCGCCGACACCATCCCCTACGAGCTCTTATGCGCGGTGCGGGGCCGGGTGCGTTTTCATGACCAAGTGGCGGGCTAGACGCCGGCCGGGAAGCAGCGCCGCAGCCAGTCCTCGATCGCGGCGCGCATCGCCTGCGGCTGCTCGGTCGGCGCGCCGGCACGGCGACGATCTCGCAATCGGGCAGTCTCTCCAGGAAGGCCTTGGTCGCCACCGGATCGGTGAACGTGCTGCGCTGGGAAAGGAGCGCGAGGACGCGCGTCGCGAGCGCATCCCGGTGCGGGTAGCTCCTCGGTCATCGCGAGCAACGCCTGCAAGTAGGCGCCGGTCGGCGTGGTGCGAAGATCGAAAAGCGGCGAGGCGTATTTCGCGAGCCGCCCTTCGCCTTCCGGACCCTTGGCGCACGCCACCCGCGGCGCCGCTGCCCCAGAGGATCGCCTGCTTCTGCTGCTGCGGCGGCAGCGACCGCGCGGCGAGGGCGATCACCACCGCGTTGTCGCCCGACAGCACGATATTGACGAGGATGATCTGGCCGAGGCCGGTCCAGAACTGCGGGTCGCCGAGCATGCCTGGGGCCGGGAATTCTAACCGCTAGAGCCGGCCTGCACACTGGCATCGGGAGCAAAAAGAATGAACAAGGCTTTGTTCGCAGGCGCGGTGATGATCGGCGTGGCGTGCGCGGCGCTCGGCGTGCCGATCGACTTCGTGCTGTTCGGGCTCACGCTCGCGGCCGTGGCGCTGTTCCATCATCACACCCTGCAGGTCGCGCTGACAGGGCTCGCGGTCATCACGCTGTACAAGCTCTTCTTCACCGGGTTCAAGACCGGCCCCGGGCTCGACGGCCTCGCGTCTCACATGGCGCACGAATGGATCATCCTTACCAACCTGCTGGGGCTGCTGCTGGGCTTTGCGCTGCTTTCGAAGCACTTCGAGGACAGTCGGGCGCCGGAGGCGCTGCCGAAGTTCCTGCCCGGCGACTGGAAGGGCTGCTTCGTGCTGCTCGCCATGGTCTTCGTGCTGTCCTCGTTCCTGGACAACATCGCCGCGGCGCTGATCGGCGGCGCCATGGCGCGCGTCGTATTCCGCGGCAGGGTGCACATCGGCTACCTCGCCGCGATCGTCGCCGCCTCCAATGCCGGCGGTTCGGGCAGCGTGGTGGGCGACACCACGACCACGATGATGTGGATCGACGGCGTGAGCCCGATCGCGGTGTTCGACGCCTACGTTGCCGCCGTCGTCGCGCTTGCCATAAGCGGCCTGGTGGCCGCGCGCCAGCAGCATGCGCATGCGCCGATCGTGCGCAACGAAGGCGCGGCAGTCCCCGTCGACTGGGCGCGCATCGGCATCGTGGCGTTCATCCTGGTCGCGGCGATCCTTGCCAACGTGATCGCCAACCTCCGCTTTCCCGCGGCGCTGGATCGCTTCCCGGTCATCGGTGCGGCAGTCTGGGTCGCAATCCTCGTGTGCGTGCCGATCCGCAAGCCGGACTGGAGCCTGTTGCCGGAGGCCTTCAAGGGAGCCTGTTGCCGGAGGCCTTCAAGGGAACGATCTTCCTTCTGGCGCTGGTGACGAGCGCCTCGCTGATGCCGGTGGAGAAGCTGCCTGCCGCCTCCTGGCAGACTGCGTTCGGCCTGGGCTGGATCTCCGCGGTGTTCGACAACATCCCGCTCACTGCGCTTGCGCTCAAGCAGGGCGGCTACGACTGGGGCATGCTGGCGTTCACCGTGGGCTACGGCGGCTCGATGATCTGGTTCGGGTCTTCCGCCGGCGTGGCGATCTCCAACATGTACCCGGAAGCGAAATCGGTGGGCCGCTGGGTCGCAGCCGGCTGGCATGTCACCGTGGCCTACGTGATCGGATTCGCGGTTTTCATGCTGCTCGTCGGCTGGCATCCCACCGACAAGCGCGGCCACGCCCTAAAACAGTCCCACTACTTTGCCGTCGACGAGGTCGATCTCGGTCGCGGAGGGAAGCTTCGGCAGGCCGGGCATGGTCATGATGTCGCCGCAGATCATGACCACGAACTCGGCTCCGGCGGCTAGCCGCACCTCGCGGATGTTGATCACGTGGTTATCCGGTGCGCCGCGCTTCTGCGCGTCGGTCGAGAACGAGTACTGGGTCTTCGCCACGCACACCGGGTAGTGGCCATAGCCGTCCTCCTGCAGCTTCTTGATCTGGCCGGGGACCTTGGTGTCGGCGGTCACCTCGGAGGCGCGGTACACCAGCTTCGCCACCGCGCCGATCTTTTCCCACAGCGACTCCTTGTCGTCGTAGCTGAACTTCGCACGGCTCTTGGTCTCGCACAGGCCGAGGCGAAAAAG contains:
- the alr gene encoding alanine racemase — its product is MTRPARVVVDLEAARANLDRVRQAAPGRRVMAVIKADAYGHGLVPMAQALTSAEAFGVACLEEAVVLRDAGIRHPIVLLEGPFSSQELHEIRRLDLDTVIHAEEQVRMLDALPDGRPLRLWIKLDTGMHRLGFPAEGFRALLRHLALHRAVARPLRIMSHLASAHEPDHASVAVQLGIFNAVTQGIAGERSMANSAALLAWPESQLDWVRPGLMLYGVSPFAGRTAADVGLQPVMSLVSGLIAVRRVAAGESVGYGGSWRCPEDMPVGVVAIGYGDGYPRHAASGTPVLVAGRRAALIGKASMDMLTVDLRPCPEARVGEPVVLWGPGLPVEEVARCADTIPYELLCAVRGRVRFHDQVAG